The region GGCCGAGACAGCCATCCAGGAATACGAAACCGCCTTGGCCCAGGCCCGGGCCAAGGCCCACGACACAGCCACTCTGGCCCGCGACCGGGCGGCCCGGGAGGTCCAGGCCCGGCGCGCCGCCTTGCAGGCCGAACTGGCCACCGAGATGGCGGCGGCCGAGGCCCGCATCGCCGAGAGCCGCCAGGCGGCGCTGGCCAACCTGCGTGATGTGGCCATCGAGACGGCCCAGGCCGTCACCGCTCGGCTGATCGGCGCAGAGCCCAGCGCCGCCGCCGCCGCCGCGGCGGTGAATGGCGAGCTGGAGGGCCGTTAGATGTTCGATGCCGCCTTTTGGGTCGCCGTCGCCTTCGTCGCCTTTTGCGCCATCCTGGCCAAGTTCGCCTACAGGCGCATCATCGACGCCCTGGATGCCCGGGCCCGGGCCATCTCCGACCAGCTCGACGAAGCCGCCAGGCTGCGCGAGGAAGCCCAGGCGCTGTTGGCCAGCTACCAGCGCAAGC is a window of Alphaproteobacteria bacterium DNA encoding:
- a CDS encoding F0F1 ATP synthase subunit B', whose protein sequence is MPQLVVSDFSSQLIWLVITFVVLYLILWRVALPRIAEVMDERQRRITDGLEEAERLKAEAETAIQEYETALAQARAKAHDTATLARDRAAREVQARRAALQAELATEMAAAEARIAESRQAALANLRDVAIETAQAVTARLIGAEPSAAAAAAAVNGELEGR